The sequence aaataaacttacataacttaaatactaacacacatgtacaaaaatggcggcaaGCTTACTAGTTTGTATAGAAAACACACAAAGTTCACAGACAGAAAACGCATCTACCTGCGTTCATACAAATTCACGCAAATAACGCAGCCTAATGCGGGGCGGGGCACTGTAAGAACCGCATTAAAGCAGCACCAGTAATATTTGAATGTTTTCATTATTTAGCCATCTTTAGCTATATGAGTTGCATTCAATCAtttgtccaccaacccgcactaggccagcgtggtggactaggcctaaaacccttcttcattggaaggagacctgtgCCGCAGCCGtagggtcgtgatgatgattataaacaATTTATTCATATTCCAGCAATCATGGCAGCACCAATCCGTCGGACGGCCGCACAGCTGTTAAAAAAACGCCACTTCACCACGTCAAGTGCGTTCAGAAACCGCCCGGAAACCGCCAAGGATGATACCAATGTCGTCAGATCTCCGTACAAGGATATACCCACTCTGAATTGCACAGCTAATGACTTCATCTGGCAGAACTTGGATAGATGGCCCGACAAGACTGCTACGGTAAGtgttcttagcgtgtcggtgaaaaCACGAGACAGTAAGGAAGGGTgcctttccaccagagatTTGCTATGCTGCGATGATGTGAAATAAATCTGTTAAGTACACCTATGGTAGTGTTCTTGTGGACCAATGAACATGATTGGAAGATATCAaacgtagcatagcacatttCTAGGGGGGAAACATCCTAAAGCAGATGTAGGGCTCTGTTCTTTTGTttaggaaataaaatataatttgtaagtTAAAGACAATAATTTGTAaagtacttagttaagtaATTGACGTAGGAAAGTTTTTGGTATTATTTACCTTAATGGGTTAATTGTCTATTAGTTTCTAGGTGTTTTTCTGTAGAGAAAAAATGCATTATAGGTAGGACGTGATTTAACAggtattatttacttagttaacGACTATTACTCGTTGCTAATTTAGATTTCacggtaggtatttaaatagttttcagtgattattcaaattttgtttacttacttttagCATAAttagtgtaagtacctatagttgtataagtacctaccgtGCGTTATGTCATACTACAACACCGCATTACGCTTAACATCCATGACCCGAGCATAATCTGtctgtaaacaaatatttacccTGACCGAGTTTTGAACCCGGGATTCATACGGCTGTCTAGATTTTGTTTAGTCTAGTTACTATAATTCTATAAATACTTTTAGTATGAATGAATTGATTTTCCTTCACAAATTGGTTCAGAATGAGCATCTGagtatacctacttcattatcatcagcctatagcagtccaccgctggacgtaggcctctcccaaagcacgccactggatgcgatctatagctgccacctttccgcatccaatcataaccagccacgcTTGTCTAAGCCAAGTCGTCAACCCATCTAGACGGAGGGAGTCCTACACTATACGTTTGCCTAGTTGCGGTCTCCACTTCagaacttacttacttactacacTTAGCACTTTTCAACACTCTGTATTTATGCATATTTCCCCAAAATTAAAGCATTATTGTCTCTACCTTTATCCCAGGTATGCGCAGTGTCAGGCCGTGGCTACACGTACGCGCAAACTCACAAGATGTCGATGCTATTCGCCGCGTCCCTCCGAACCAAGCTCAAGCTCCGAGAGGACGATACGGTCGCCATCCTCCTACCCAACGTACCTGAGTACCCGTGTATACTGTTCGGGATACTGCAAGCGGGCTGTATCGCCTCGCCTATGAACCCGGCTTATACTGCTCGTGAGTATTGGTGTTATACGTTTGATGGTTGCTGTCTTGCTGTGTGTCTGTCAGTGGTAGAGAAAGGAAATCCAATTTTAAGGAGGAATAGGCAGAAAGCATTCTTAGGAAGAATCTATCCGACTCTGTGTAAAATAATCGTGGATTGCTTGTTTTATCTTAATACCTAAAAGTATATCAATCTGTTGGAGATACGAAATACTTTATTCTTATAttgtaataggtataaaatgaaactataaatatatattatgtagctCAGACATACCTacagataatttatttacctaagtatttaatgACAAGTTTTCCGGTCTGGTCTCTATGTACCCAGTAATTGTACCATTATGTTATGATTATCTCTTGATtcagatattttttaagtgtttACCTCTTCCTCTTACATACCATAGAATAGAACATAATGATCTTGCCCATAATTGTTATTTAAGCATTCATTGTTGCTTTGTATGGAAATTACATAAAGACTGCTTATGCAATTAACCTTGAACTGCTACTTTACCTTTGCTACCTTTGAACGCACTTATATAGTTACCCACAAATATAAGTAGATATACAAATATAGGATATGGTCCATtttctttatgtacttacatcgTATAGTAATTTTAAAGAGATTGTAAAAATAGCTTCAACCCTGCAACCGATTCTGAAagcaacaattttaatttaacaccGGCCGACAAAACTGTgctaaaaaacaaatgccttcagaatcgctaACATTGTctcaatttattaaaaaaaaacatctataagtacattaatttTCTCCTATTCCCAGATGAGCTCCAAACCCAATTCGAAACGGTGAACTGCAAAGCGGTCATCACCTCAAAACAGTCGTACCCCACCATAGCAGCAGCCCTCAAATCCATGAAGAAATCCATCCCTATCATCATCACCGACCACGAAGAGTTACCCGAAGGAACCATCAAATACGCTGAACTGGCCGAGGACATGACTATAGATACGGACTGCCTGAAGTCCGTGAGACGAGGGCCCAAAGATATAGGCATTATCCCGTTTTCGAGTGGAACTACGGGGTTCCCTAAAGGTGTTGTTTTGACGCATGGGAGTATAGTTGCGCTGAATCAAATGATTGCTGATCCGGAGATTGTGGCTATTAAGGAGACTACAGGTATGTTAACAGACATTTTACACATTACATATatacctatcatcatcatcagccaacaatTTCGACTTGGCTGGTCATAACCCGCTCAGCCTATCTCATCCAGTCCATTTAAGGTCGCCTTTCCAACGGCATAGATCGTCTAAGGCGACATTTGCTTTCGTGGTCATTTGTTAAGAACTCGTGTCTACTCCAAAAGAAATCTGCGAATAAAAGCGGCCGATGACAAAAATGACGTAactattattttctgtaaatatCCCTAACGTTAGCCTGCTGACATCATCCGGCAAAATCCTTCCTTATCCAGACCATACTGCCATCTACTGTCTAAACAGATCTAGGTAGTTAACCGTGCAgagcatcatcatcaacccGTAATTGTCCACTACAGCCTCTCCTAATCATAATCCCGTTATCATTTACTGCTGCCTTTCCCAAAGAGCACCACAGTCGTCTTCTGTCCTGTACCTTCCTTATAACAACTTACAGATTAAAAACCCTTATTCCATCTTCTCTCTTAACTACCTTCagataaaaaattaaacccCTATTTTATTTCCACCTTCCATCAGCGACATACCAGACCGTAATGCCTGCGGTGTTGCCGTTCTTCCACATCTTCGGCTTCAACGTGGTGCTCATGAACCAGATGTCGCTGGGCTGCAAGCTGGTGACGTTGCCATATTTCAAGCCGGACCTGTTCATACAATCTATTGCTGGGCACAAGGCGAACTGCCTGTTCCTTGTGCCGCCTATGGGTGAGTTTTATACTTAGttgtaacataaatataaatgctGCCggtacacgggttcgttatagACGCAGATAAACGTcgctatatcgcgattcgtcATAAATATGGCGctatgattggtggaacgaGCATTAAATAAGATTATcgtcgacgtcgataacgaacccgtgtagcccAGGATGTGTCGGACGCATAAGCTAAAGTTTATTTACATCAATCGGGGAGGCTGGTTTGATTCACCGAGTCCTCCTGTatcaataaagtaaaaaaaaatatttataaataatgccTTCTGTTTAGTTTCATAGCAGTTTTTGTAATTCTATCCCTGTCtcctgtataaatatatctTTATCAATATATCCTATACCTttcttaatatattattatataatttatctgTATAAATATATCCTATCTCTCCCCAGCGCTATTCCTGGGCAAGCACCCGGCAGTAACTCCTAAGCACCTGGAGACTCTGCACGCCATCATctgcggcgccgcgccgctctCGCCAGAAGACGCTGAGGCCGTCGTGGCTAAGAATGTGAGTGGCCTGAATCTAGCTGTCTTagcaatcatcatcatcatcaggtcctgggatccctaatcagggacatagggctcgaaaTGTGGATTAAATATCCACTCTGACGGGTCCTGTGCCTTTGACTTGTCAGCTCATGCCTCTTAGCAATAGTGAAAgcattatttttcaattttgtaaaaaacatttgaattaattaaagCACCAATGCTTTCAGTATTGCTAAAACTGCCAGATTAGAAAAAtcggatataataataaagataactTGATGTTGCACGCGAATTGTGCTTCGACCTCCGAAGGAATACCGGGTAAAAAGTTGTCTATGCTGGTGTggtaatccagggtgtcagcaaaaattatacttacacaGTATTTTTTACGTATATCATTAACTCACATCCATAGTAGGTACACAGTAGGTGTAGTAAATGCTACAGGATACTGGAGTGAGggataaaaacattatttataacaacTTAGTGGGGGGCTATACAACTCAGTCCCTGATAGGATATTTTtatctgtgtgtctgtctgaCAACCTGGAATGCATGAACCATGGAATGATTTGATTGCTGCACTTTTAGCAGGTAAAAACATTGGAGAAAGAATAAGAAAACAAATTCAAGGCTGAAGCGATAAAACATAAACTAGCTTGCGACATCATATCGCATACAAATACCTGGCTAAGTTTATTGCACTCAAATTAAATGATAAGATAAAGGGTGTTATCTACGTCGGTAGGTGTGTATGGCGAGGGGGCAATGtccatttgtaaaaaaaagatACGATGTAAACACGAGTTTTGAGATATCGAAgtagatatgtatttttatgaatatgtaggtaaatagtGTAGGTCTGCTGTTCTCGAATAATTTTTCATACGGACCCATTTTGTGTGGCGTATTTTTGATGGAACCCTAGCTTTGGCCTTAAACTTCTTTCTTACATCTGTAATGCGCTGTAATAAGTGCTagatttaagtacctattcttAAATTCGCTGTAGGTACCCCTGGCCAAAAAATTTGGTCCGTAAGGTATTtagatacctattattactaatgtacctacctaattcaATCCATTAATTACCTAATTCCTCCACAGAAAAACATCCTATTCCGGCAAGGCAACGGCCTCACCGAGACCAACGGGTCGGTGTCCATAGGACGCAACACAGAAGTGAACTACGCCTCGGTAGGGTACACTCTCGGCAGCACACAGACCAAGATCGTGGACGTCGGCAGTGGACAAGCTCTAGGGCCTAATCAGGTACTTAAACATTTGTAATCTAtgactgctggacatagggcTCCCCCATAAATAAGGCACTCTGTACTTGACCAGCTATGTCTAAAGTCCAACAGGATGGATCATGGCATCCCACGACACTTTATGATCGTCGACTTTTATACCCTAACCGTTATCGGGTTTTCAGTACATATTTTTCGGATAGCAGTAGACGCTCAACAGGACAAAGGCACACTTTTTTTTTCCTTACGGTGCACCTTGAAACTTACCCAGCTCAGCGACTAAAAGCGCCTAATCTCTACTCACCGCCTCTTTTAAGTTGCCTGCCTATAGCCTGTTATCCACTTACCCACCGTTTCCTCATCCACAGGAAGGCGAGATCTGGTTCCGAGGCCCGAACCTGATGCGAGGCTACTGGAACAACGAGGAGGCGACGCGTGAAGTGTTAACTGAAGACGGCTGGTTCAAGACGGGAGACATCGGGAAGTACGACGAGAAACACTCCTTCTATGTCACTGATAGGATCAAGGAGCTTATTAAGGTAAGGTTATAGGCGGGTTTGGAAGAAACTGGATCTTACTGTAAACTACGAAGTCAGAGCATTGCGGACGCAtggattttatttttgtttgcatgaTGCCTCTATCGCAAAACGCACCTGTTACCGGATATTGGGTTTAAAAAGATAGAATAGATAAGTGAAAAGTGCACCTGCAAAGTCTGATGGTTTTAGAAATTGTCATGTCGATATCTAATAATTAGTGGACTATTCTtatctttttaaataattaaacctaTTTATTCCCAGGTCAAAGGCTTCCAAGTACCGCCAGCAGAACTGGAGGCGATCATTCGGACGCACCCCAAAGTGATGGACTGCGCTGTCGTCGGTACCAAAGACCCGATAACCGGGGAAGCCCCGAAAGCCTTCCTAGTGGTCAAACCGAACCAAACAGTCAGTGAGGAAGAAATCAAAGAATATGTTAACAGTAAGGTTATAGACTTTAAAAAGGTGAAGGAAGTACAGTTTGTGGACGCCATTCCTAAGAGTGCGGCCGGTAAAATACTGAGGAAAGATCTGAAAGCTAAGTATTGTTAAATTGATTAGCTTTATTGAGATGTTTTTGTGGACCAATAAGATTCGTTTACGTATTTAGTGGTAGGTAGAACATTAATATATCTGCTACTTATTAGCCTACTTTACGGTTttgtaaaaacataaaaatatattgttgaagtaatgtttaaaaaaagtacttatgtaagtacacaagtggtattaaatatgtattattggACTATGATGAATGAAAATCAAAACTATCGTAAGATTTTTATCATGTCAGTATTGAAGGAACTATTGGATTTGTTTGGTAATTGGGACCATTAACTAGGTTTAAGTCGAAGTCTTTATAAGGTATGTTTGATATAATATCAATGGTTATTGATATTAACTAATACATAacattacctattattactTTGGTATCAAGTGTTTCTTGCTTTTTATAAgagtttatttttactatgATACAGTTTATATTGTGCATCTAGAGACAATTTTTAAGATGATTCGTTTTCCATCGAGGAAAACTAGAACCAATACAGTTTGTTTGGCCACAGCTGTAAGCCTGTAACCGAAACGAAAgagttaagtattttaattatgtttttgttatttacagAATTTTTGCTTATATTTTATCTACTAAGTACTTCTTCTACAAAAAGCTTCACTTTGTactagttatttttttaaatcgtatttttttgtggACGTACTTAGTTTATACTcgatttttttgtgtttatataCTCAAACAACACATAGAAATTGgaattctttaaaaataaataataactggATTAACATGCAATAATAACTAGTCTACAATACTGTTAATTATCTTATAGAATCTATTTGTTACGGAATACATGtttaataaattcatattttataagttttgtttGCGTTTTGAGGAACTTTCCCTTTTCCCTTCCCCTCCTAAACTTCCATAGACTTCCACCGAATCCGAATGGAGTTCTAGAATTAGAATATATactctaacccccttattcatagagaagttacaaaacgttttaactaataaactgttttgtccctctccaacaaagaacaatttgttctttgacatagagggacaaaacagtttattagttaaaacgtattgtaacttttctatgaataagggggtaagttttCCCCGTTGTTTTAGccgtaccgattgcatgaccattgaccacagagtacattattcacagagtacattatttatactgAGTGCATGACATGAGTCGTTCGTTCTCTCGATATTTCTATAGTGACCCACCAGTGCCGGCAATTTGCCGGTCGGCTTCCTCTCGTATTACAAAATGGTTTTTACAACACGCacagtacctatacctacctacatagatctaggtataggtaatactCGGTAATACTGAGGGTACTGAGGTTATTGTGGGTTATTGCTTTATTTCAAAAGCGGATGTTCATGTCACAGCCATTGTTGAATAGTCATTTTATTAGCAAATACTCATTAACTAGTTAAGTActttagttaaataaagtaatcCACTAACTAAGGTATTGCAGAACAGGAAAACGTCTTAACTACGGGTGACTATActataatcctaatcctagctgtcctaataatattataaatgcgaaagtaaatgtgtctgtctgtctgttactctttcacgcacgCAAGCTCGCGGGCATCTAGTTTAATCATAAGTATATCAATCTATCGCTTCCTACTTCTAGAAATGGCCTCTCCAAAGTAGGTACAGTTCGGTTCAAACAGCTTGGTACTTGGTTATGTAGTTGGCACCAAGAatgcacttttgtaccttgtcaaactaacaaaccaccatggaagtaataatacaacaggaatgcgcactcaccaaaatgatgcaaacaaaaatacacctaacgaattcaccttaagatttatatttgaagtgaaagaggccgcgagccgatagagagggttaccacagagcccttcctctctttctaacacttgccaggatttagttgtCTAAACTTTtgtagattttgtacgaagagagctatgcaaaaaaaatattaaattaactcatagactactgtatatcatatcattttcaaaaacaaatttataataaattattataaacatgtaattttaatgaaatagttggtatttgtatgaataataatttcataaaaaatattggtagtttttctaaatactttacgacaagaccgaagttgtcaagctgacggatgacgtttataTATATAATCGTTTATTACGGACCAACGATCCAAAAAAGTGTTAGTATTACATTTATCTTAACCTAATGTTAGTTATAACTACATAACACACAAAAAATTACTCTATACACacatctattttttatttggtagGAGTGACAACTGCACCCAGTGGTTAAGGAAACAGTTGTCCCACCTATCCACAGCCGTGTTCAGGACGGTGTTAGTGCTGCCGCGGACGCGGTGCAACAATGACGCGGCGCGCGACCTCATGACCGCGTAAAAGTCAGGCGTACGGGCCTCCGCGAACATACCCGATGCACTGCACCACCTCGGCAGCCCCATCAGCATCCTGAACGCGTTGTTGTATTGGACACGCAGGGCGCGACCGGTCTTCTGCAAATGATTCACCCAAAGACTGCAGGCGTAAAAAGACAGACAATATGCCTTAAATAGCGTAATCTTGACTGCCTTAGTACACCTACTAAATCTTCGAGCTACCATGTTGCTTCTAACCGATAGCGCCCTGCGCTCCCTATCCATATCCTTATCATCAGTCAGGTCCTCGTTTACATAGTGGCCCAGATATTTAAATTCTGCCACCCTTTTCAAAGGCGACCCGTTCATGACAACTGGAGGTAAAACACTTTGAGCCCTTTTCCTTGCACTAAACAACATGTATACgctttttttaatattgtatacAAGTCCGTGTTGTTTAGTGTACTCACCGCATATGTTGAGTAGTTTAGTGATTGCGTTGATCGAGGGACCCAGCAGGACCATATCATCGGCATAGCTTATGTTGTTTACACTAACATTATCAATATAGCAACCATATGGTTGATTGCTGAGTTCCTCGATCAAAGCATTCATATACAGGTTAAACAGTAACGGAGAGGTTAAACCCCCCTGCCTCACGCCACATTCCATACGATACTCATCGGAATATGTACCGCCCCATCGGACCACATTCACTTGATTGCTGTACCAGTAGCGAAAGACAGATACAAGGGCCAACGGGAAACCGgtcttaattaatttttgcCATAATATATCATACTGTACTAGGTCAAAGGCCTTTGACAGATCTAAGAAGCATCCATATACCGGCGTGCGCCTATccgtataatattttattgtactttTTAGTACTAGTATGGCACTTTCGGTAGAACAACCCTCTTTAAAGCCGAACTGTCTCTCATTTAACTTTAGGTagtttatactgttgtgagagacgttatggttagggtgaccattcattcgtaattttgaatcactttccattaattaggacctgtttcattcaactttttgttttattttatacctaagtatcattaggtattattgtggctgttatcttataaggctggtaaagagttatgagctgttgattttattggtgatagatatgagtattataagataatttatcaagcttaaaaccggcggaagcacttaggttgagatattttttttttaatcttatgattttcatcaactCTAGTTCCGTTTACAGTCATAGTCTACTATGACTGTAAACGGAACACCCACAGAGTTAACacgttttaggtacatagttgcgtttaatgttaacctgttttgacactttcttgtcaacactacacccaacttaattttatttacttaaaattatattttcccaaATTTCAGCTtcccttccaatgaagaaacaTAGCAAAGGTGGTTCCAAGTAATTCCCACAATTTTTCATCATTTTAAACCCGATGATAAATCCCGATTCATCGCAAGTGTTTATTATCGTTACAGTCGatctataaagtcctgacaataaagagtgcgattttgctaagacatatcattgtcagttatttatattacattgcag is a genomic window of Plutella xylostella chromosome 18, ilPluXylo3.1, whole genome shotgun sequence containing:
- the LOC105393430 gene encoding 4-coumarate--CoA ligase 1, with protein sequence MAAPIRRTAAQLLKKRHFTTSSAFRNRPETAKDDTNVVRSPYKDIPTLNCTANDFIWQNLDRWPDKTATVCAVSGRGYTYAQTHKMSMLFAASLRTKLKLREDDTVAILLPNVPEYPCILFGILQAGCIASPMNPAYTAHELQTQFETVNCKAVITSKQSYPTIAAALKSMKKSIPIIITDHEELPEGTIKYAELAEDMTIDTDCLKSVRRGPKDIGIIPFSSGTTGFPKGVVLTHGSIVALNQMIADPEIVAIKETTATYQTVMPAVLPFFHIFGFNVVLMNQMSLGCKLVTLPYFKPDLFIQSIAGHKANCLFLVPPMALFLGKHPAVTPKHLETLHAIICGAAPLSPEDAEAVVAKNKNILFRQGNGLTETNGSVSIGRNTEVNYASVGYTLGSTQTKIVDVGSGQALGPNQEGEIWFRGPNLMRGYWNNEEATREVLTEDGWFKTGDIGKYDEKHSFYVTDRIKELIKVKGFQVPPAELEAIIRTHPKVMDCAVVGTKDPITGEAPKAFLVVKPNQTVSEEEIKEYVNSKVIDFKKVKEVQFVDAIPKSAAGKILRKDLKAKYC